The Erwinia sp. SLM-02 genome includes the window CCACCATTACCCCGGTTGACGACCTGATTGCGCTGGATCTTACCGGTGCGGAAAGCGGCCGGGTCTACACCCGCCGGCTGGTGCTGGCGACCGGCCGCTCCGGTCTGGGCGGCGCGGCCGTTCCCGACTTCCTGCAGGGCGTCGATCGCCGCTTCTGGGCGCACTCCGCTGACGATATCGACTTCACGGCGCTGGGCGGTAAAAACGTGGCGGTGATCGGCGCGGGCGCATCCTCAATGGATAACGCCGCGACGGCGCTGGAGGCGGGTGCCGCCAGTGTGGATATGCTGATCCGCCGCCCTGAAATGCCGCGCATCAATAAAATGACCGGCATCGGCAGCCAGGGCGTGGTTCACGGTATGCACCGCCTGGCGGACGAGTGGAAGTGGAAGTTTGTTGACTACACCTCCGCTTCACAGACGCCGCCGCCGCGCTCATCCACGCTGCGCGTTTCCCGCCATCCGCAGGCGCACTTCTATCTGAACTGCGGCATCGTGGCGGTGCGGGAAGCGGGCAACGGCCTGGCGATTACCACCACCCAGGGCGAGAAGCATTACGATTTCCTCATCGCCGCCACCGGCTTTGCCAACGATTTTAACGGCCGGCCCGAATTTGCCGCCGTTGCGCCCTATATCCGCAGCTGGTCCGACGGGCGCTACCGCCCGGCAATGGGAACTCCACGCGCCAGCATGCTGGAAGCGCCGGACCTCGGGCCTGATTTCGAATTCCGCGAGAAAGTCGCCGGAACCTGCCCGCAGCTGGCCCATATCTACTGCTTTAACGATGCCGCCATGCTGACGCACGGCAAGGTATCCGGTGATATCCCGGCGGTCAGCGCCGGAGCCGAGCGCCTGGTTCGCGGCATTACCGCCTCGCTGTTTGCCGAAGACGTCGCCCGCCATTACGCCAGTTTACAGGCTTACGATAACCCAGAACTGCAGGGCGATGAGTGGGTGGATGCCTCGCCGTTGCTGAAAAAGGAGAATGCGTTGTGATTGACGCCATAGACAAAGCCGCCGGGCTTTCCCCTGACGATGCGCTGTTCAGCGCCCGCCGCTTTCGTGCCGAGTTCGTTGAAGGCGCGGAGGCGTGCCGCCGTTCCGTGCTGATGCCCGAAAACGATCTGGGACTGAATGCGGCGCTGCGCCTGGCGCTGGCCCGCCGCATCGCCGCGCTGAACAACGATCTGCCGCTGATCGCCGAATACGATGCACTGCTGGCAGACACTCAGCCAGACGATTCCCTGCAGGCGCTGGCCGCCGGTGAATCTGCGCTGGCGGAGCCGCTGGCAACCCTGGCCCACCACAGCGACCTGATTACCCGCACGCCGGACCGCGCCGACGCCGACGCAATTCGGCGGCTGGAGCAGGCCGGTCTGAACAATCCGCAGATTGTCGCGCTGTCCGAACTGATTGCCTTTGTGAATTTCCAGACGCGCGTCACTGCGGGTCTGCGCCTGATGAGGTCTGCATGATCCCGTCCGTTACCCTGAAACCGCTGAGCTGGCACCCGCGGATCGCCCCGGTTGAGCTGGCCGACGCCACCCCGGAACAGCTTGCTGCGATGCAGGTTACGCCGTCGAACAAAAAAGTGTCGGAGTACGTGCGCACCCTGGCCCATGACCCGGAAAGCTACGTGGCCCGCACGCTGCTGTTCAACGCCATTATGTACGTGGAGGGCGGCCTGGATCGCGCCGACCGCGAACTGGGCGCGCTGGGCGCATCGCTGGTCAACGGCTGTAAATACTGCGCCGTGGTACACGCCCGCCGCCACGCGCAGCTGCGCAAAGATAACGCCCTGGTCAGCGCCCTGTATTACGACCGGGCTGACCAGCTCGGTCCGCGCGATGCGGCCATCTATCGCTTCGCCCGCCGCCTGTCGGTCACGCCGTCGGAAGCCACGCCGGAAGATGTGGCGGCGCTGCGCGAGGTGGGCATGGACGATCGCGAAATTATCGATCTGATCCACGCCACCGCCATTTTTGGCTGGGCGAATCGCCTGATGCACGTCCTCGGCCATGCCGGGGTGGAAAAATAAACCCGTTCTGCGCCCGGCACAGCCGAGAGGACACTGAATTCCATGCTTGAACTTAACGATATTACGCTCTCCTACGGCAGCACCCCGATCCTGAAAGGCGTCAACCTTGCGGTCAATCGTGGCGATGTGGTGTCGATAATCGGCCCGAGCGGCACCGGTAAAACCACGCTGCTGCGCTGCATTAACTCTCTGGCGAAGCCGTCGTCGGGCAGCATCACCTTTGATGATATCCACATGGATTATCGCTCGGCGAATAAGGCGGCAATTCAGGCTATCCGCCTGCGTACCGCCATGGTGTTCCAGCAGTTCAACGTCTTTAAAAATATGACGGTGCTGGAAAACGTGATGGATCCGCTGATGGTGGTTCAGCGCAAATCGAAAGAGCAAGCGCGGGAAATCGCCCGCCAGGAGCTGGATCGCGTGGGCCTGTCGTCCAAACTCGACAATTATCCGTCGCAGCTTTCCGGCGGCCAGCTGCAGCGTACCGGCATCGCCCGCGCGCTGGCGGTGCGCCCGGATGTGATCCTGTTTGATGAACCGACCTCATCGCTGGACCCGGAACTGGTGGGCGAAGTGCTGAAGGTGATTAAAGATGTGACGTCTTCCGGCATTACCTCGCTGCTGGTGACGCACGAAATGCAGTTTGCCAAAAGTATCTCTAACCGGATTGTATTTATGGATCAGGGCGTGGTGGCTGCAGAAGGCAGCCCGGCGGAGATCTTTGATAACCCGTCCACGCCACGACTCGCGCAATTCCTTAACGCTGAACGCATCATCTAATAATTAAAAGGAAACGAAGACATGCCTGCATTCAAAACTGTTTTACGCCGCCTGGCCCTGCCGGTTGCCGTCACGCTGGCGATGACCGCCGCCGGAGCCAGCTATGCGGAATCCGTCCGCACCATCAAAATCGCCACCGCTGCAGAATCCAAGCCGCTCTCCTGGGGCGCAATCGGCGTGGAGCCGCAGGGCTACGAGCCGGACGTGCTGAAGGCGGTTAACGCCAAGCTGCCGCAGTACAAATTTGTGATGGAAGGCGCGGCGGATATCGCTCAGGAAACCGGGCTGGTCACCGGAAAATACGACATGGCGACCGGCGGCTATTACAAAGCGCCCGCGCGCAGCAAGCAGTTCCTGATCCCCGACAGCCCGATGGGCGCCAGCCTGATGAAGATCTACAGCCGTAAAGACGACAAGATCGAAGATATGAAATCGCTGGTCGGCAAGAAAATCGTGCCGGTCACCGCCGGCGGAGGCGTGTATAAGTTCATCACCCAGTGGCAGCAGGAAAACCCGGGCGACAAGATTGATATTAAAGCCTCCAGCGCCGGGATCCCATACCCGGACCGCCTGAAAGAAGTACAGAACGGCAAGTACGATGCGCTGATCCTGCCTTCAAACCTCGGCGAGCAGACCGTTATCGACAACCAGAAGCTGAACATCGTGGCCAGCGAGCCGGTGGTCATCAACAATACCTATGCGCTGATCCACAAGTCCGATGAGAACAAGGCCCTGAGCGAAGACATCAGCAAAGCGCTGAAAGAGCTGAAGGAGGACGGCACGCTGGATAAGCTGTCGGTGAAATGGTTTGGCGAAGACGTCAGCAAGTACATCAAGTAACGCCGCCGCTTTAACCCAGGGTTTCAGCCGGATACGCCGGCTGAACCTGTATTCAGGAGTAGTGTAACGTGGATCTCGCCTCCATGATTCCCGAGCTGCTGTCGGCCCTGCCGCTGACGCTCGGGATTATGTTCGTCGCCATCATCGTCGGGTTTTTCCTCGCGCTGATCGCCACAACCCTCCGGGTTTACCGGATCCCCGTGGTCGGCCAGCTGGCCGACCTGTACGTATCCTATGCCCGCAGCGTGCCGGTGGTGCTGCAGCTGTTCGTCGCCTTTTACGGACTGCCGCTGGTGACATCACTGCTTGGGCTGGGCGACGTGTTCTCGGCCAACGTGGCGGCGATGATCGGGCTGAGCCTGTATCACGGCGGCTATCTGTCCGAGGTGCTGCGCCCGGCCTGGCTGGCCGTTGAACGTGGACAGCACGACGCGGCAGACAGCCTCGGCTATTCGTTCCGGCAGAAAATGTTTCGCGTCATCGGCCCGCAGGCGGTGCATATCGCGCTGCCCGGCTACGGTAACGCAATCATCTACCTGATCCACAACGTGGCGCTGGTGATGTACATCGGAGCCGCCGATATTATGGCAACGGCGCACCTGATTATGGAACGCGACTACAACCAGTATCAGTTCGGCACCTATCTGGTGCTGGCGGTGATCTACTCGCTGCTGTGTCTGGTGGCCTGGCTTATCGTGCGCTTCTTTGAAGGCCGCCACGCGAAGTACAGCTCAAAAACGGCCGCTTCGAAGGTGAAGTTCACGGCGAGTCTCTGACCGGGAGAGAATGATGTTTGATATCGATGTACTGCTGCCGGATTTCTGGAGCATTCTGGACGCCGTGCCCGTTACGCTGGGGATGGCGGTGCTGATTTTTATCACCTCCACGCTGGTCGGTGGCCTGTTCGCGCTGGTGGAATACCGGCGCATCCCGGTGCTGCGCCAGCTGGTGATTGCTTATAAGGTGGCCTTTAAGGGAATGCCGATGGTGGTGGTGATTTTCCTCGCCTACTACGGCCTGCCGCCCGCGCTGCATTTTGTTGCCTCGGTGCTGAACGTGGAAGTGAACGCCCATTCCCTGCCGAACTGGGTAATCATCATCGTGGCGCTGACCGCCTGCGTGTCGGCGTTTCAGGCCGAGGTGGTGAAGGGGGCGCTGAACTCCTTCGACAGCGGCCAGTCCGATGCCGCGCACTCGCTGGGCTACAGCAACTGGCAGCTGTTCCGCCGGGTGATGTTCCCGCAGATTATCGTCTCGGCGATACCTGACCTGGCGAACTCGTTTATGGTGATTATGAAGGCGCTGTCGTTGGCCTTTGCCATTGAGGTGGTGGATATCTTCGCCCAGGCGCAACTGACCGCCGCACTGAACTTCTACTACCTGGAAGCCTTCGCCATTGCGGTGCTGTTCTATATGGTGATTGCATGGGTGGTGACCAGGGTCGCCGATAAGATTGAAGCGGCGCTGCGGGTCAGAACGTAACTTGCTAATCGTTCCGCTTAGAAAACACCGCTGGCGTTGTGCTGGCGGTGTTTTTATTCCGACACAGTAAAATTCACGACCTCTGGCAGATGCACCTCAGCAGTAGTTGCATCTGCAACGGTAGCCGTAGCAGAAATCGCTCAGTGAAAAGCCGCCAGAACTGAAAAGATAATTAACAGCGCACCACCGGCAATATTCACGGTTTTTTTAATCTTCACCGGATCGGCTTTGCTGGCGGAGAAAATCAGTAAATAGCTGGCAGCCATCAGCCATAAACACATCACCGCGATATGCACCGACGCCAGAACGAGATAATCGGTTATGTCGCCCTGTCGCCCCGCAAACTGCGACACCACGGTCAGATAAAACACGATGGCCTTGGGGTTGAGTACGTTCGCCAGCCAGGCACTCTTTAGCGTGATGGCCCCTTCACCGCCGCTGAAATCCTTCGCGTCCGCTTTTAAACCGCTGCGGATCAGCTGTACCCCGAGCCACAGCAGATACAGTGTCCCGGCCACTTTCAGCACGCCAAACATCGCGGGGGAGGCCACCAGAACGGCCGTCACCCCCAGCCCGATCAGTAGCGCGTGGGTATAAATCCCCAGCGCGGTGCCCACCAGCGTGCGAACCAGGCCGCTGCGGCCACCGGCGAGGGCGCTGTTCATCGCCAGCGTAAAGCTGGCTCCGGGTGACAGCGCAACGGGCAACAGGGCGGGGAGAAAACCTGCCAGATTAACATCCATCAACAGATCCTGTTTCAATTAGATTTTAGTGAATTAATATTTTCGCTCGATATATAAAGCGGAAGAAAAATTCCATACAATTTACCGGTATCACGTCTCATCCCGGCATGAGGGCGGGCGAAAGCCAGCATTGTCCCACACCAGCAAAGCAGACATCACTTTTCAACGACTTAAGGACTGAACATGTCGTCACGGCAGGGCCACGCAGATATCTTTTTGGTATGCACCACGCTGATTGCCGCATTCGGCTGGATCTGTTCCAGGGAGGCGGTGTCCGGCATGCCGACCATGGCGTTTCTCGGCCTGCGTTTCCTGCTGGCCGGCCTGCTGCTGCTCTGCTTTTGCAAACGAAGCGAATTAAGACAGGCTCTGCACCACCGTCGGTCGGTCCTGATCAGCGGGCTGCTGCTGGCCTGCTGTATGCTGCTGTGGATATACGGCGTCGCCACCACCCGATCGCTGGGGGAGGGGGCGTTTATTATGAGCCTGTCGATGCTGTTTGTTCCGATTGTGGCGTGGGTGATCCTGCAGGCTCGCCCGTCGGCGTCATTCTGGATTTCGCTGCCGGTCGGGATGGTAGGTCTGGGGCTGCTGACCCTGAAAAAGGATATCGTATTCGAACCCAGCCAGTTCTTTTTCCTCGGCTCGGCCATCCTGCAGGCCATCTACTTTTGCTATAACACCAAATACGCCAGCTTTGTTTCCGTGCGTCCGCTGGCGTCCTTCCAGCTGATCTGTACCGGCGTTATTGCTTCCGTACTCTCCCTGCTGCTGGAAACCTGGCCGCCGCAGGTTGCGCTGTCCACATGGGGGTGGCTGGCCGCCAGCGTGCTGATCGCCACCAGCCTGCGCTTCTGGTTACAGCTTAAAGGGCAGAGCATGACCAGCGCCGCCAACGCCGCGCTGATTATGCTGCTGGAGCCGCTGCTGACCGTGGTCGCCGCCGCACTGTGGTTTACAGAGATGATGAGCCTGCAGCAGATGCTGGGCTGCGCGCTGATCCTGTTGTCGCTTCTCTATTATCGGATGAGGGCGGGCAGAACAAAATAAGGCAGCCGCCAGCCCGCACGTGCAGGGCCGAAAGCGTGAATCAGAGCGCTTTCTCAATAAACAACGGTACCTTGCTCAGCGCAGAAACCTTCTGCAGATAGGCTAAACAGGCCGGACTGAACGGGAAATCTTTTACGATGCTCAGGCTGTTCAGCACGGGGAAAAGAATAAACTCGGTGGTCGATACCTTACTGAAGTTTTGCAGATAAGGTTCGATATCGGTCAGTTTTTCCACCGTTTCAGCAATAAACGCCTCGCTCTGCGCCTGCAGCTCTTCCAGATTCCCGAACGCGTTGATTTCGCGCTGGGTATAGGCCGCGCGGGCTTCTGCCGTTGCCAGCTCGGCAAAATCAGCGCGGGTAAAGCGCGGGATCGCCAGCTTATAAATCGCGCCGGACGCCTGCTTGCTCCACTCAACAATCGCTTCGTCCGCTGGCTCTGCCGCCACGCGTTCGCCCTGCAGACCATCAACGTAATGCACGATATCCATGCTC containing:
- a CDS encoding NAD(P)/FAD-dependent oxidoreductase; protein product: MTHSAASATAIGLQALEERLQSDLELLELPAKSWVPPQRLHGEAVRDVVVIGAGMCGLASTAKLLFTGISNVVAYDAAPAGQEGPWITFARMETLRSPKTLHGPALGLPQLTFRAWFTAQWGAEAWQELDKIPKSQWMDYLVWYRQVLDLPVRNNVRITTITPVDDLIALDLTGAESGRVYTRRLVLATGRSGLGGAAVPDFLQGVDRRFWAHSADDIDFTALGGKNVAVIGAGASSMDNAATALEAGAASVDMLIRRPEMPRINKMTGIGSQGVVHGMHRLADEWKWKFVDYTSASQTPPPRSSTLRVSRHPQAHFYLNCGIVAVREAGNGLAITTTQGEKHYDFLIAATGFANDFNGRPEFAAVAPYIRSWSDGRYRPAMGTPRASMLEAPDLGPDFEFREKVAGTCPQLAHIYCFNDAAMLTHGKVSGDIPAVSAGAERLVRGITASLFAEDVARHYASLQAYDNPELQGDEWVDASPLLKKENAL
- a CDS encoding peroxidase-related enzyme (This protein belongs to a clade of uncharacterized proteins related to peroxidases such as the alkylhydroperoxidase AhpD.), translated to MIPSVTLKPLSWHPRIAPVELADATPEQLAAMQVTPSNKKVSEYVRTLAHDPESYVARTLLFNAIMYVEGGLDRADRELGALGASLVNGCKYCAVVHARRHAQLRKDNALVSALYYDRADQLGPRDAAIYRFARRLSVTPSEATPEDVAALREVGMDDREIIDLIHATAIFGWANRLMHVLGHAGVEK
- a CDS encoding amino acid ABC transporter ATP-binding protein; protein product: MLELNDITLSYGSTPILKGVNLAVNRGDVVSIIGPSGTGKTTLLRCINSLAKPSSGSITFDDIHMDYRSANKAAIQAIRLRTAMVFQQFNVFKNMTVLENVMDPLMVVQRKSKEQAREIARQELDRVGLSSKLDNYPSQLSGGQLQRTGIARALAVRPDVILFDEPTSSLDPELVGEVLKVIKDVTSSGITSLLVTHEMQFAKSISNRIVFMDQGVVAAEGSPAEIFDNPSTPRLAQFLNAERII
- a CDS encoding transporter substrate-binding domain-containing protein, producing MPAFKTVLRRLALPVAVTLAMTAAGASYAESVRTIKIATAAESKPLSWGAIGVEPQGYEPDVLKAVNAKLPQYKFVMEGAADIAQETGLVTGKYDMATGGYYKAPARSKQFLIPDSPMGASLMKIYSRKDDKIEDMKSLVGKKIVPVTAGGGVYKFITQWQQENPGDKIDIKASSAGIPYPDRLKEVQNGKYDALILPSNLGEQTVIDNQKLNIVASEPVVINNTYALIHKSDENKALSEDISKALKELKEDGTLDKLSVKWFGEDVSKYIK
- a CDS encoding amino acid ABC transporter permease, which encodes MIPELLSALPLTLGIMFVAIIVGFFLALIATTLRVYRIPVVGQLADLYVSYARSVPVVLQLFVAFYGLPLVTSLLGLGDVFSANVAAMIGLSLYHGGYLSEVLRPAWLAVERGQHDAADSLGYSFRQKMFRVIGPQAVHIALPGYGNAIIYLIHNVALVMYIGAADIMATAHLIMERDYNQYQFGTYLVLAVIYSLLCLVAWLIVRFFEGRHAKYSSKTAASKVKFTASL
- a CDS encoding amino acid ABC transporter permease, with translation MFDIDVLLPDFWSILDAVPVTLGMAVLIFITSTLVGGLFALVEYRRIPVLRQLVIAYKVAFKGMPMVVVIFLAYYGLPPALHFVASVLNVEVNAHSLPNWVIIIVALTACVSAFQAEVVKGALNSFDSGQSDAAHSLGYSNWQLFRRVMFPQIIVSAIPDLANSFMVIMKALSLAFAIEVVDIFAQAQLTAALNFYYLEAFAIAVLFYMVIAWVVTRVADKIEAALRVRT
- a CDS encoding LysE family translocator translates to MDVNLAGFLPALLPVALSPGASFTLAMNSALAGGRSGLVRTLVGTALGIYTHALLIGLGVTAVLVASPAMFGVLKVAGTLYLLWLGVQLIRSGLKADAKDFSGGEGAITLKSAWLANVLNPKAIVFYLTVVSQFAGRQGDITDYLVLASVHIAVMCLWLMAASYLLIFSASKADPVKIKKTVNIAGGALLIIFSVLAAFH
- a CDS encoding DMT family transporter encodes the protein MSSRQGHADIFLVCTTLIAAFGWICSREAVSGMPTMAFLGLRFLLAGLLLLCFCKRSELRQALHHRRSVLISGLLLACCMLLWIYGVATTRSLGEGAFIMSLSMLFVPIVAWVILQARPSASFWISLPVGMVGLGLLTLKKDIVFEPSQFFFLGSAILQAIYFCYNTKYASFVSVRPLASFQLICTGVIASVLSLLLETWPPQVALSTWGWLAASVLIATSLRFWLQLKGQSMTSAANAALIMLLEPLLTVVAAALWFTEMMSLQQMLGCALILLSLLYYRMRAGRTK
- the grxB gene encoding glutaredoxin 2, yielding MKLHIYQHCPFCNRARMIFGFKNQPVELSVIMEGDVETPTRMVGKKVVPILEKDDGTYMPESMDIVHYVDGLQGERVAAEPADEAIVEWSKQASGAIYKLAIPRFTRADFAELATAEARAAYTQREINAFGNLEELQAQSEAFIAETVEKLTDIEPYLQNFSKVSTTEFILFPVLNSLSIVKDFPFSPACLAYLQKVSALSKVPLFIEKAL